One part of the Corynebacterium sp. CNCTC7651 genome encodes these proteins:
- the rpsS gene encoding 30S ribosomal protein S19, producing MPRSLKKGPFVDEHLLNKVDAQNEAGTKQVIKTWSRRSTILPDFIGHTFAVHDGRKHVPVFVDESMVGHKLGEFAPTKTFKGHVKETKGRR from the coding sequence ATGCCACGCAGCCTGAAGAAGGGCCCGTTCGTCGATGAGCACCTCCTCAACAAGGTGGACGCTCAGAACGAGGCCGGCACCAAGCAGGTCATCAAGACCTGGTCTCGCCGCTCGACCATTCTCCCCGACTTCATCGGCCACACCTTCGCCGTCCACGACGGTCGTAAGCACGTGCCGGTGTTCGTCGACGAGTCCATGGTCGGCCACAAGCTCGGCGAGTTTGCACCAACCAAGACCTTTAAGGGTCACGTTAAGGAAACGAAGGGACGTCGATAA